One stretch of Rhodospirillaceae bacterium DNA includes these proteins:
- a CDS encoding DUF1349 domain-containing protein: MTNFADLTWLNPPLHSELRGEDLFVRTKNATDFWHKTFYGFQRHSGHFLHKTVTGDFSAEVTVVGQYDHLYDQAGLMARLDETHWVKTGVEFTDGALHLSVVITNGQSDWSLFQCPVNPSGIRIRLTRHAESIRVQYVDSEGAWKIARLGYLPPRETIQVGIMCCSPEREGFEVLFRNLIVGAAIARQLHD, encoded by the coding sequence ATGACCAATTTTGCCGATCTCACCTGGCTCAACCCACCGCTGCACAGCGAGCTGCGTGGCGAGGATCTGTTCGTCCGCACCAAGAATGCGACCGATTTCTGGCACAAGACGTTCTATGGATTTCAACGGCACAGCGGTCACTTTCTGCACAAAACTGTGACAGGCGATTTCTCGGCCGAGGTCACGGTGGTGGGGCAGTACGACCATCTCTATGACCAGGCGGGCCTGATGGCGCGGTTGGATGAGACGCATTGGGTCAAGACGGGGGTCGAGTTCACCGACGGTGCGCTCCATCTGTCGGTCGTGATCACCAATGGCCAGTCGGATTGGTCGCTGTTCCAATGCCCTGTAAATCCATCAGGAATCCGGATTCGGCTGACCCGTCATGCCGAATCCATCCGGGTCCAATATGTCGATTCCGAGGGCGCTTGGAAGATCGCGCGGCTGGGTTATTTGCCGCCGCGGGAGACGATCCAGGTGGGCATCATGTGCTGCTCGCCGGAGCGGGAAGGCTTCGAAGTGTTGTTCAGGAACCTGATTGTCGGCGCGGCGATCGCAAGGCAATTGCATGACTAG
- a CDS encoding aldehyde dehydrogenase family protein, giving the protein MHAGLSITVADIDRVRDIAARLNAAWIGGRLVSGKGLARQNDLSPYDGRVLAAVEMSDAAQVDAAVQSARQALKGPWREMGHQGRASLLRKLADAVESQGQEFALLESLDVGKPIQHALNDDVPTTVGVLRWYASLVETAYDMAPTRRHGVLVQIAREPQGVVGIVLPWNYPLTTLALKLGPALAAGNTVVCKPADDTPLTTIRLAQLATEIGFPAGVINVVPGTGKEAGRALGLHPDVAAINFTGSTATGRQFLHYSAESNLKEISLECGGKNPAIILPDADLARVGDEIATGFLMNSGQLCSSISRILAPRAREAEVRELLANKMAEWPIGDPFDPRTRIGPLVSDIHAAKVDRAIDSEKRHNNDLIISSAALTGNSVRLVSPVVFFNVAETSPAWTDEIFGPVLSVRFYDEVADAVASANATIYGLSAYVFGKDGKSISDAAAELDAGFVAVNAFCEGDFTTPFGGFKTSGFGGKDKGIQSLDQYSRTKSVWWAV; this is encoded by the coding sequence TCTCTCGCCCTATGACGGCCGGGTGCTTGCCGCGGTCGAGATGTCGGATGCGGCGCAAGTCGACGCCGCCGTGCAGTCGGCAAGGCAGGCGCTGAAAGGGCCCTGGCGCGAGATGGGCCATCAAGGCCGCGCATCTCTGCTGCGCAAGCTCGCGGATGCCGTCGAATCGCAGGGCCAGGAATTCGCGCTGCTGGAAAGCCTCGATGTCGGCAAACCCATACAGCATGCACTGAACGATGATGTGCCGACCACGGTCGGCGTCCTGCGCTGGTATGCGAGTCTGGTCGAGACCGCCTATGACATGGCGCCGACGCGGCGCCATGGTGTCCTTGTGCAGATCGCGCGGGAGCCGCAGGGTGTCGTCGGCATTGTCCTCCCCTGGAACTATCCGCTGACGACGCTGGCGCTGAAACTGGGTCCGGCACTTGCGGCCGGCAACACCGTCGTGTGCAAGCCCGCTGATGACACGCCCCTCACCACGATCCGGTTAGCACAGCTCGCGACGGAGATCGGCTTTCCGGCAGGCGTCATCAACGTCGTGCCGGGCACCGGCAAGGAAGCGGGCAGGGCGCTCGGCCTCCATCCCGATGTGGCAGCCATCAACTTCACCGGCTCGACCGCGACGGGTCGGCAGTTCCTGCATTATTCGGCGGAATCGAATCTCAAGGAAATCTCGCTCGAATGCGGTGGCAAGAATCCCGCCATCATTCTGCCCGATGCCGATCTCGCCCGTGTGGGTGATGAAATTGCAACCGGCTTCCTTATGAATTCCGGCCAGCTCTGCTCCTCCATTTCCCGCATTCTCGCCCCCCGCGCCCGCGAGGCAGAGGTGCGTGAGCTCCTCGCAAACAAGATGGCGGAGTGGCCGATCGGTGATCCGTTCGATCCCCGGACCCGCATCGGGCCGCTGGTCAGCGACATCCATGCCGCCAAGGTCGACCGCGCGATCGATAGTGAAAAGCGCCACAACAATGATCTGATCATCTCAAGCGCGGCGTTGACCGGCAACTCGGTACGCTTGGTCTCGCCCGTCGTCTTCTTCAATGTGGCCGAGACCTCGCCGGCCTGGACCGACGAGATTTTTGGGCCGGTCCTCTCGGTGCGCTTCTATGACGAGGTCGCCGACGCCGTTGCCAGCGCCAATGCCACGATCTATGGCCTCAGCGCCTATGTCTTTGGCAAGGACGGCAAGTCAATCAGCGATGCGGCGGCGGAACTGGATGCCGGATTTGTCGCGGTGAATGCATTCTGCGAGGGTGATTTCACGACCCCCTTCGGCGGCTTCAAGACCTCCGGCTTCGGCGGCAAGGATAAGGGCATTCAGTCATTGGATCAGTATTCGCGCACGAAGAGTGTCTGGTGGGCGGTCTGA